The following proteins are co-located in the Triticum aestivum cultivar Chinese Spring chromosome 1A, IWGSC CS RefSeq v2.1, whole genome shotgun sequence genome:
- the LOC123184181 gene encoding SNF1-related protein kinase regulatory subunit beta-3: MDHRQGRDDHEGVQVVGFEVPSSPDSSYSNPIPGNEDEAREPPLVPPHLQHTLLSFPPSHDDGSSLPLPQPVVLNHLYIEKENSRSVVALGITHRFKAKYVTVVLYKPVQRR; encoded by the exons ATGGACCACCGACAAGGCAGGGATGACCAT GAAGGGGTGCAAGTTGTTGGATTCGAAGTCCCATCATCACCAGACTCAAGCTACAGCAACCCTATTCCCGGAAACGAAGACGAAGCTCGAGAGCCCCCATTGGTTCCTCCTCACCTGCAGCACACACTGCTGAGCTTCCCGCCAAGCCATGACGACGGGAGCAGCCTCCCTCTGCCGCAGCCTGTGGTGCTCAACCACCTCTACATAGAGAAGGAGAACTCAAGATCTGTGGTCGCCCTGGGGATCACCCACCGGTTCAAGGCCAAGTATGTGACCGTCGTGCTCTACAAGCCGGTACAGAGGCGGTAG